The Acidimicrobiales bacterium DNA segment CCCAACTACAGCCGCGCGGTGCGGATCGCGGTCGACGACAGCGGCGACGATCCCTCGACCTGGAGCGCCACGCAGGTCTGGGACCATCGCATGATCGACCCCGTCACCGACGAGCTGATCTACGCGCCGTTCATCAGCGACGCCGACGAGTTGAGCAACGGCAACATCCTGGTGACCCACGGTGGCGCCACCGTCGACCCGAACGACTACACGGCCTCCCACGTCCATCTCGTCGAGATCGACCCGATCACCCAGGACGAGGGCGGCGATGCGTTCGGCGGGGACATCGTGTGGGAGCTGCGGGCCGGCGGCGACCAGCCCGAATCGACGTATCGCGCCGACCGGTGGGCGTCGCTCTACTTCGGGCCGCTGTGGGCCACGGAATGAGCAGCGACAGCGACCGCCCTCTGCCGGCCGACCAACGCCCCTACGACGACACACCGGTCCACACCGCCGACCTGCCGGCCACCCCCACCCGCGATCGCAACATCAGCGTCGAGGCGTGGGTTGAAGCGCCGGATCATCTTCGCCGCGCCGGCGATGACATCGGCGGTGTGCGTGTGGCCTACAAGCGCCGCATCGGCGACTGGCTGCTCTGGCGGGCCGGGCCGGCGGTGAAGGCCGATGCCCGTTACGTTGCGGTGAGAGCCGACGATCTGGCGGAGCACCACGAGTTCCGACTGTTCCCCGACGGTACCGGCGACGGTCTCGGCCCGTCCGGCGAGCGCCACGCCCGGTTCCGGGCCTGGAAGGAAGATCTCCTCGGCCGCACGCCGGGTTCCTGACGCGCGCCGCCCATTACCACTATGCCCGTAGGACAAACCTCGGCCGTCCCATAGACTTTTGTCCATGTCGACGGCTCCGCTCTTCGAAATCACCGGCCTGCACGCGGCCACCGCCGAGGGCGGCATCGAGATCCTGAAGGGCCTCGATCTCACCGTCGGCGCCGGCGAGGTCCACGCGCTCATGGGACCCAACGGATCGGGCAAGAGCACCCTCGCCAGCGTGCTGCTCGGCAGTCCCGAATACGACGTCACGGCCGGGTCCATCAGGTTCCGCGGCGAGGACATCACCGAGTGGCCCGCCGAGGTGCGGGGCAAGGCCGGCATCTTCCTGGCGTTCCAGTACCCCCAGGAGATCCCCGGCGTCTCCGTGCTCAACTTCCTGCGGCAATCGCTGTCGGCCCGCAAGGGCATCGAGATGTCGGTGCTCGAACTCCGCCTCGCGATCATGGAGTGGATGGAGCGCCTCGACATGGACGAGTCGTTCGCCGAGCGCTACGTGAACGAAGGCTTCTCCGGTGGCGAGAAGAAGCGCAACGAGATCCTCCAGATGGCGATCCTCGAACCCGAGATGGCGATTCTCGACGAAACCGATTCCGGCCTCGACATCGACGCGCTGCGCGTGGTCGCCACCGGCGTGCAGGAGGTGCGCCGCGACCGCCCCGAGCTGGGCGTGCTGGCGATCACCCACTACCAACGCCTCCTCGACGAACTCCAGCCCGATCGGGTCCATGTGATCGTCGACGGGCGCATCGCCGAGTCGGGCGGCCCCGAGCTGTCCTCACGGCTCGAAGCCGAAGGCTACGAACGGTTCGGAGTCGGTCAGTGAGTCTCCGCCCCGACGTCAAGAACGACTTTCCCGTCCTCGCGCAATCGTTTCACGGGCACCAGGTCGTCTATCTCGATTCCGGCAACACCTCACAGAAGCCGCAGGCGGTCATCGATGCGATGGCCCGCTACTACGAGCACGACAACGCCAACGTGCACCGGGGCAGCTACGAGCTCGCCGTTCGGGCAACCGCGGCGCTCGAGGAATCCCGCGCCACCGTGGCCCGTTTCATCAACGCGCCGTCGCCCAGCGAGGTGGTGTTCACGAAGAACGCCACCGAGTCGATGAACCTGCTCGCTCGTTCCTGGGGAGGCGCCAACCTCGGCCCCGGCGACGCCGTCGTCATCTCCGAGATGGAACACCACGCGAACATCGTGCCGTGGCACATGCTGGTCGCCGAGAAGGGCATCGAGCTCCGCTGGATCCCGGTGGGGGCCGACGGCCACCTCGACCTCACCGATCTCGACCGCCTCCTCGACGGCGCGAAGCTGGTGTCGATCACCGCCATGTCCAACGTGCTCGGCACGCTCAACGACATCCCCCGACTGTCCGAGGCCGCGCATCGTGC contains these protein-coding regions:
- the sufC gene encoding Fe-S cluster assembly ATPase SufC, whose product is MSTAPLFEITGLHAATAEGGIEILKGLDLTVGAGEVHALMGPNGSGKSTLASVLLGSPEYDVTAGSIRFRGEDITEWPAEVRGKAGIFLAFQYPQEIPGVSVLNFLRQSLSARKGIEMSVLELRLAIMEWMERLDMDESFAERYVNEGFSGGEKKRNEILQMAILEPEMAILDETDSGLDIDALRVVATGVQEVRRDRPELGVLAITHYQRLLDELQPDRVHVIVDGRIAESGGPELSSRLEAEGYERFGVGQ